From Citricoccus sp. SGAir0253, a single genomic window includes:
- a CDS encoding acetyl-CoA C-acetyltransferase — protein MAEAYIIDAVRTPVGRRGKGLAGVHPLDLAAAPLAEIVRRAGLDSAEYDEVILGCIDQLGPQAMDIARNAWLAAGGSEEVPGTTVERQCGSGQQAVHYAAQAVMSGTSDLVLAGGVQSMSAIPLSSANRAAAEFGHPDPFTGSAGWSNRYGKAEISQFRGAEMMAERWGITREALEEFAVTSHERALAARAAGRFERETVPVPQAPGVTADEGPRTPDRERMAALAPIVPGGLHTAATASQVSDGAAVLLIASAAAVDRHGLVPRARIHHLSARGDDPVMMLSAPIRATRHALERTGMGLEDLDVIEVNEAFAAVVLAWQAELGADPSRVNVNGGAIALGHPIGATGARLMTSLLHELERTGGRYGLQTMCEGGGQANVTIIERL, from the coding sequence ATGGCCGAGGCCTACATCATCGACGCGGTGCGCACGCCCGTGGGGCGGCGCGGCAAGGGACTGGCGGGGGTGCACCCGCTGGACCTGGCCGCCGCCCCGCTGGCCGAGATCGTCCGCCGTGCCGGCCTCGACTCGGCGGAGTACGACGAGGTGATCCTCGGCTGCATCGACCAGCTCGGTCCGCAGGCGATGGACATCGCCCGCAATGCCTGGCTCGCCGCGGGAGGCTCCGAGGAGGTGCCCGGCACCACCGTGGAGCGCCAGTGCGGCTCGGGCCAGCAGGCGGTCCACTACGCCGCCCAGGCCGTCATGTCCGGCACGTCCGACCTGGTCCTGGCCGGGGGAGTGCAGTCCATGTCCGCGATCCCTCTCTCGTCCGCCAACCGGGCGGCCGCGGAGTTCGGCCACCCGGACCCCTTCACGGGGTCGGCGGGCTGGTCGAACCGGTACGGGAAGGCGGAGATCTCCCAGTTCCGCGGCGCCGAGATGATGGCCGAGCGCTGGGGGATCACCCGTGAGGCGCTCGAGGAGTTCGCCGTCACCTCGCACGAGCGGGCGCTGGCGGCGCGGGCCGCCGGACGCTTCGAGAGGGAGACCGTGCCGGTGCCGCAGGCGCCGGGGGTCACCGCGGACGAGGGCCCGCGGACGCCGGACCGGGAGAGGATGGCCGCGCTCGCACCGATCGTCCCGGGCGGACTGCACACCGCCGCCACGGCCTCGCAGGTGTCCGACGGGGCCGCGGTCCTGCTCATCGCCTCCGCGGCGGCAGTGGACCGGCACGGGCTGGTCCCGCGGGCCCGGATCCACCACCTCTCGGCACGCGGGGACGACCCGGTGATGATGCTCTCGGCGCCCATCCGTGCCACGCGGCACGCGCTGGAGCGCACGGGGATGGGACTGGAGGACCTGGACGTCATCGAGGTCAACGAGGCGTTCGCGGCCGTGGTCCTGGCCTGGCAGGCCGAGCTGGGGGCGGACCCGTCCAGGGTCAACGTCAACGGCGGGGCGATCGCCCTGGGCCACCCCATCGGGGCGACCGGGGCCCGGCTCATGACCTCGCTGCTGCACGAGCTCGAGCGCACGGGCGGCCGCTACGGGCTGCAGACCATGTGCGAGGGCGGCGGCCAGGCCAACGTCACCATCATCGAGCGGCTCTGA
- a CDS encoding DUF488 family protein has protein sequence MTQPFLTVGHSTRTLAEFLALLDSADVGLVVDVRRLPGSRRHPHFDEEALRESLPGAGIDYRRLPALAGRRSRDRDVPDEVNGLWRNRSFHNYADHALSAEFRDGLAELRSWGAERRLAVMCSEAVWWRCHRRIIADHLLAAGEQVLHLMDVGTAPPAQLTPGAVVDPDGGRVTYPAA, from the coding sequence ATGACGCAGCCCTTCCTCACCGTGGGTCACTCGACCCGCACCCTGGCGGAGTTCCTCGCGCTCCTGGACTCGGCCGACGTCGGGCTGGTGGTGGACGTGCGCCGCCTGCCCGGCTCCCGCCGCCACCCGCACTTCGACGAGGAGGCGCTGCGGGAGTCCCTGCCCGGGGCGGGCATCGACTACCGGCGGCTCCCGGCCCTCGCGGGGCGCCGGTCCCGGGACCGGGACGTCCCGGACGAGGTCAACGGCCTCTGGCGGAACCGCAGCTTCCACAACTACGCCGACCACGCCCTGTCCGCGGAGTTCCGGGACGGGCTCGCCGAGCTGCGGTCGTGGGGCGCCGAGCGGCGCCTCGCCGTGATGTGCTCGGAGGCCGTCTGGTGGCGGTGCCATCGGCGGATCATCGCGGACCACCTGCTGGCCGCCGGGGAGCAGGTACTGCACCTCATGGACGTCGGCACGGCCCCGCCGGCGCAGCTCACCCCCGGCGCCGTGGTGGATCCCGACGGCGGCCGCGTCACCTACCCGGCGGCCTGA
- a CDS encoding peptide MFS transporter: protein MISPTATEPAVDARRPAGPTFLGQPRPLANLFSVELWERFSFYGMQAMLVFYMSWTAAQGGLGIDPAVATGVVGAYGGMVYVFSIVGGWVADRLTGSERAMFGSAVLIMLGHVALALVPAVPGLVLGLLLVAVGSGGLKANAANLVGHLYSRTDPRRDAGFSIFYMGVNIGALLGPLLTGWARDTWGFHVGFGLAAVGMAIGLAQYALTRRSLPADVHAVPDPLPRQQYGRWAGLVVAALAVVGVLLATGWVNPGNLADAVVLLSAAAAVAIFAVLLTSAKVTAEERSRVRAFIPLFIGSAVFFALFQQQFTVIALYSESRLDRSLFGWEMPMEWVNSINPVYIILFAPLFAVLWTRLGRRQPTTPVKFGLGIAAIGAAFLLFIPAADVASVPLSWLALILLVATVGELLVSPVGLSLSTKLAPTAFPVLMVALYNLSVALGSALAGSLAGSYTQDNEAGYFGVLGAATVGIGVVMLLIARPVHRAMRGVR from the coding sequence GTGATTTCTCCCACCGCCACCGAGCCCGCCGTCGACGCACGCCGGCCCGCGGGCCCCACCTTCCTCGGCCAGCCCCGGCCGCTCGCCAACCTCTTCAGCGTCGAGCTGTGGGAGCGGTTCTCGTTCTACGGCATGCAGGCGATGCTCGTGTTCTACATGAGCTGGACCGCGGCCCAGGGCGGCCTGGGGATCGACCCCGCCGTGGCCACGGGCGTGGTGGGCGCCTACGGCGGCATGGTCTACGTCTTCAGCATCGTCGGCGGCTGGGTGGCCGACCGCCTCACCGGCTCGGAGCGCGCGATGTTCGGCTCGGCCGTGCTGATCATGCTCGGGCACGTCGCCCTGGCGCTCGTCCCGGCCGTCCCGGGCCTCGTCCTGGGGCTGCTGCTCGTGGCCGTGGGCTCCGGCGGCCTCAAGGCCAACGCCGCGAACCTCGTGGGGCACCTGTACTCCCGCACGGACCCGCGCCGGGACGCCGGGTTCTCGATCTTCTACATGGGCGTGAACATCGGCGCGCTCCTCGGGCCCCTGCTCACCGGCTGGGCCCGGGACACCTGGGGCTTCCACGTGGGCTTCGGCCTGGCCGCCGTGGGCATGGCCATCGGCCTCGCCCAGTACGCGCTGACCCGCCGCAGCCTACCCGCGGACGTCCACGCCGTGCCGGACCCGTTGCCGCGCCAGCAGTACGGGCGCTGGGCCGGGCTCGTGGTCGCCGCGCTCGCGGTCGTCGGCGTCCTGCTGGCCACCGGCTGGGTGAACCCCGGCAACCTCGCGGACGCCGTCGTGCTGCTCTCCGCGGCCGCCGCCGTGGCGATCTTCGCGGTGCTGCTGACCTCGGCCAAGGTCACGGCGGAGGAGCGCAGCCGGGTGCGGGCGTTCATCCCCCTGTTCATCGGCTCCGCCGTGTTCTTCGCCCTGTTCCAGCAGCAGTTCACCGTGATCGCGCTGTACTCGGAGAGCCGGCTGGACCGGAGCCTGTTCGGCTGGGAGATGCCGATGGAGTGGGTCAACTCCATCAACCCGGTCTACATCATCCTCTTCGCCCCGCTCTTCGCCGTGCTGTGGACCCGGCTGGGCCGCCGCCAGCCCACGACCCCCGTGAAGTTCGGCCTCGGCATCGCGGCCATCGGGGCGGCCTTCCTGCTGTTCATCCCGGCCGCCGACGTCGCCTCCGTCCCGCTGTCGTGGCTGGCCCTGATCCTGCTCGTGGCGACCGTGGGCGAGCTGCTCGTCTCCCCGGTCGGGCTGTCCCTGTCCACGAAGCTCGCGCCCACCGCGTTCCCCGTGCTCATGGTGGCCCTGTACAACCTCTCCGTGGCCCTGGGCTCCGCCCTGGCCGGCAGCCTCGCCGGCTCCTACACGCAGGACAACGAGGCCGGGTACTTCGGCGTCCTCGGCGCGGCGACCGTCGGGATCGGCGTCGTGATGCTGCTCATCGCCCGCCCGGTGCACCGGGCCATGCGCGGGGTGCGCTGA